In Pseudoalteromonas sp. NC201, a single window of DNA contains:
- a CDS encoding TauD/TfdA family dioxygenase codes for MVDTIIDGADIKSFATLIESNLTPSSVTNPTFLSGIAIADPVLWASTNREAILDLLQRDAALVFRDFSLPTPEHFEAFAAAICPDLYGNYGDLPKKEVGKKIYKSTPYPNNMKILFHNESSNTGVWPTKQFFFCEQPAAVGGATPLVDCRAVYKALPEHIKQDFSAKGLKYTRNFSAGFDVSWQDYFKTDSLDEVKTICERLGLTFSHDADDTITTEFITAGVLVLSPEEVSFFNQVQLHHPFCLEPQVRAVLLELLGQDRLPRNVTFADGSVISDETMQLIAEAYESCAVRFTWQQGDVVMVDNRIIAHGRDEFDGNRKVVVAMADMKS; via the coding sequence ATGGTAGATACAATAATAGATGGTGCTGATATTAAGTCATTCGCGACGTTGATTGAGTCCAACTTAACGCCGTCCTCGGTCACTAACCCTACTTTTTTGTCCGGTATCGCAATAGCAGATCCCGTTTTATGGGCAAGTACAAATCGGGAAGCTATTTTAGATTTATTGCAACGCGATGCTGCACTGGTTTTTAGAGACTTCTCATTACCAACTCCTGAGCACTTTGAAGCATTTGCCGCAGCCATTTGTCCTGACCTTTACGGTAACTATGGCGATTTACCGAAAAAAGAGGTTGGTAAGAAAATATACAAGTCCACACCATACCCTAATAACATGAAAATACTTTTCCATAATGAAAGTTCCAATACTGGGGTTTGGCCAACAAAACAATTCTTTTTTTGTGAACAGCCAGCGGCTGTCGGAGGGGCAACGCCATTAGTGGATTGTCGTGCTGTATACAAGGCTTTACCGGAGCATATCAAGCAGGATTTTTCAGCAAAGGGATTGAAATATACGCGTAACTTCTCTGCTGGGTTCGACGTGTCTTGGCAGGACTATTTCAAAACAGACAGCCTTGATGAAGTCAAAACTATTTGTGAACGGCTAGGGTTAACATTTAGTCACGACGCAGACGATACGATAACTACAGAGTTCATAACGGCTGGCGTACTGGTCTTATCTCCAGAAGAAGTAAGCTTTTTCAACCAAGTACAACTACATCACCCATTTTGTCTAGAACCTCAGGTGAGGGCCGTTTTGCTTGAGTTGTTGGGGCAAGATCGATTACCACGAAATGTTACATTTGCAGACGGGAGTGTTATTTCTGATGAAACAATGCAGCTGATTGCAGAGGCCTATGAATCCTGCGCTGTGCGGTTTACGTGGCAACAAGGAGATGTCGTAATGGTTGATAACCGCATTATTGCGCATGGTCGAGATGAATTCGACGGCAATAGAAAAGTTGTAGTGGCGATGGCAGATATGAAAAGTTGA
- a CDS encoding non-ribosomal peptide synthetase, with protein MDIENTQSVAESNRKRAALIKKLAEQKRAQMLAKKQSKITARQIGSNTLPLSFAQQRLWFLDKLSDQGAEYNISGGFTVRGEFNVVAAQQAIQQIITRHEVLRTTYDDKDGEPIQIIQATPEFAMTVYDLSRDECAPNANTMEELLQRECEKPFDLSTDVMLRASYISMPREQEQAVGVLLFSMHHIASDGWSMEIVTREFVAEYQAQLDDRPASVVEPEIQYGDFALWQRQHLDQQVLQKQLEYWQHQLEGMPAVHRLPMDYPRPDFKRYQGLKLSRRLEGSVSRRALMFAKEHGLTPFMLFHAVLNLMMARCSNQAEFVVGTPAANRMKSELKQVVGFFVNTLVLKANVDASSINAYLEHIKEVNLDAQSNQDIPFEQIVEHCVPARSAQYTPLFQVLLSTTSGQNTALELPHLELLPIERKGVVAKFDIDINVALGEQGGQIKWVYDSAIFKPETITQFAEFFECTLISLLNCDDLSLPLSRINMITDAERTKLVTPNQPQFEGQPLADHVHLHFSAQAQKLHNQTALISQNNHISYQTVDSASTQMAIHLQELGVGAGDIVAVSMIQNERLIYTILGIMKLGAAYLPVSPDLPKARLQYIFDDASVSLVITSEEKIGLDKRDGLKVICFDDDFEQRILNHYVTEGFEPHQGDPSTLPSYVIYTSGSTGNPKGVVISQQSALQFGLYMGQRFAIDSNCRVLQFATISFDAFIMEWQWALLNGGSLHFCDPQCKTDPAQLSSFLQQQSITHTLLPPTLLRHLPYHDNYDFKALLVGGEACDEGLAEQWAGRYPMFNAYGPTESTVCASIAELKPQHQVTIGTPVDFTQLFVLSRDGQPLPKGLCGELVIAGSGLALGYLNKSELTLQKFITNPFGAGRWYFTGDIARQNSRGEFEYLGRIDDQVSIKGFRIELEEVKQQLLLAVGVTAAEVVVEELAAGQRRLLAYIVASNEVVGSDGELIASVKAQLHERLPNYMIPAGFAVLDALPVTQSGKVDKQALPKIDMLAQQESYQAPSNDIEHQLVELYAQLLGLSPQHLSVTSNFFELGGDSILSIQLVSRAARVGLYFSVKQLFSYQTIAALAAHVSTSQVQQVSQQASAGTLPLLPIHQAFFMDEAGLNHFNQAVMLGCQIQLTKEFLTQVVTCLVVQHDALRLRFKHQDTGWVGEFADTSSFDIDAVLSVINVDNLNSITGIADELQQSLNITVGPLFKVVLFTDPKQQQRLLIICHHLIIDGVSWRILLEDFERCLDKSQEPTHHALFELGQKTTAYQTWCEYLDSWPNLEQNANEIAYWRERLALPVPSYRRGETSEAYISNEFVGSLQFALDKDYTSLLLQRANSTYRTQINELLIAALLRGFSLWSEQSIMRIDLEGHGREELDSGHDLSRTIGWFTTSYPLTLEAPDGDLEALICAVKEQYRAIPNKGLGFGLLARAGLLGSNVEPHAEIVFNYLGQFKQVINEQSLLFAVEEGTGRAISPHRKLTHGLSFNGKILAEQLQFNLSYDKNGYSSESLQKLNQLIVRSLEEIIQHCCDVEAGIFTASDFPLATVQPQELKSWTQGQAIQDIYATTPMQEGMLYHSNLERGAYANQLFMEVIGEVDLGHLRAAWQCLVDRYDIFRTGFRTSELGIINQIVHQQVTLPWQEFDLSQLDVAEQQAIVNQMRAEDKAEGFNVNMPPLVRVTVWQLAPQHYQLLWTQHHALIDGWCSGIVFSELLAIYHALSNKRDIQLSPAVPYKNYIAWLQSKDSDKAEQFWRTQVGQITERSHLPFSRYLEQPDYVVAREYLQLTVEQTNALTLLAKQTRTTLNVVLQAAWALLLSRANRSKQVTFGTTVSGRPADLNGVESMVGLFINTVPAVISLDSEQSVSELLLQLQSDYIERDEYSYFPLSKIQKLSSEHAGRGLFDSLLVFENYPRSLSDASRHTEQSLQIKNIESQQGNNFPLSLIASHGEVLKIKFEYHSNHYSKHGIEQLRSCLGEILTAMSHGSDKPISTLAWLTKAQQQAVLVNSGYGRQTQTSPSFIATLKHQFASYPEAEAVYSHGVSTNYRALNTIANQIATQLSENGIGKQSRVGICLEKGVGYLASIIATFKVGAAFVPLEKEWPAERLAFIAQDAQLDLTLTEPTTQHAMTKSQRQLCITKLASEHIEFEGDIPHANDIAYIIYTSGTTGNPKGVAVSHGNISHYVDAMLSRHAIAQHSRFALLTSFATDLGYTSILLALATAGSVDIGSRELIQSGDSFTQHILAREINVIKLTPSLLAALLTHYDGKLTSLNHVFVGGEAIQSDARQVIRTLLNDGVEVINHYGPTETTIGACTQVINDVDAKPIAIGRPISGMRACVLDDNKELVPDGIVGELYLSGSGVALGYIKQSSLTDQYFTLDPWASDSSRRYATGDLVYRDESGDLVYVGRKDNQIKVRGFRVELEEIELTLLRSPSVSTAVVILNSEQTLVAYIKLKAGAVEQQSNLLNLAQQWLPHYMVPSAIVFVEDIPLKSNGKVDKSALPSVQKNVEKKRAETPLELTVARAWAQYLGCDAETIGVEENFYDLGGDSVKMILVIGLLKKQGITIAAQQMSKINTIAGVVELVEGQGQAPKQPESVVLLGQQAEEVIFAIHPYGGRVDNYRQLGAKLQPEYQLLGLQAPYNYQSDYRFDSAKQLAERYVEEILVTQPKGPYRIIGWSAGGTLAHLVAATLQQRGRNVAYLGMIDSLPIGISRKVKSNHDYLLNSARYIDKHIATKLAPTCSYSYDELMQAIIESIFSSQPDFPLSRDVLTAALQFGVDLGRSLATAQAMQEPLDLAVELFKATASEGGVIEPASFTQAFKQPLKVHEFETTHAGLLEGDAVVMIADLIKQSLKRKNKKNEGVTG; from the coding sequence ATGGATATTGAGAATACACAGTCAGTGGCAGAGTCAAATCGCAAGCGAGCCGCGCTGATTAAAAAGTTGGCAGAGCAAAAGCGCGCCCAGATGTTGGCTAAGAAACAAAGCAAAATTACAGCTCGGCAAATAGGGTCTAACACCTTGCCTTTATCGTTTGCACAGCAACGCCTGTGGTTTCTCGATAAGCTTTCTGACCAGGGCGCAGAATATAATATCTCCGGAGGCTTCACCGTTAGAGGAGAGTTTAACGTTGTGGCGGCCCAACAGGCAATACAACAGATCATCACCCGCCATGAAGTGCTTCGAACGACATATGATGACAAGGACGGAGAGCCTATTCAGATTATTCAAGCGACTCCTGAATTTGCAATGACAGTTTACGACTTGAGCCGTGACGAATGTGCACCAAATGCGAATACGATGGAGGAGTTACTCCAGCGCGAATGTGAAAAACCGTTCGATTTAAGTACCGATGTGATGCTCCGAGCAAGTTATATCTCTATGCCACGCGAGCAAGAACAGGCTGTTGGGGTATTACTGTTTAGTATGCACCATATTGCTTCTGATGGTTGGTCGATGGAAATTGTCACGCGTGAATTTGTGGCAGAATATCAGGCTCAACTTGATGACCGCCCAGCGAGTGTCGTTGAACCGGAGATACAATACGGTGATTTTGCACTTTGGCAACGCCAACACTTGGATCAGCAAGTGTTGCAAAAGCAACTTGAATATTGGCAGCATCAACTTGAAGGAATGCCTGCCGTTCATCGTCTACCCATGGATTATCCACGGCCAGATTTTAAACGCTATCAAGGCCTTAAACTTTCCAGACGACTCGAAGGCAGCGTAAGCCGTCGAGCGTTGATGTTTGCAAAGGAGCATGGACTGACTCCATTCATGTTATTTCATGCGGTGCTGAATCTTATGATGGCACGCTGTAGTAACCAAGCCGAATTTGTGGTGGGAACGCCAGCCGCTAACCGAATGAAGTCAGAGTTGAAGCAAGTGGTTGGCTTTTTTGTTAATACGCTCGTTTTAAAAGCAAATGTCGATGCGTCTAGTATTAATGCATATCTTGAGCACATTAAAGAAGTTAATTTAGATGCTCAATCTAATCAAGATATTCCTTTTGAGCAGATAGTTGAGCATTGCGTGCCAGCCAGAAGCGCCCAATACACCCCATTATTTCAGGTACTGCTAAGTACAACGAGCGGTCAAAACACTGCATTAGAGCTACCTCACCTTGAGTTACTACCTATTGAGCGCAAAGGGGTGGTAGCTAAATTTGATATAGATATTAACGTTGCTTTGGGTGAGCAAGGTGGCCAAATCAAATGGGTTTATGATAGTGCTATTTTTAAGCCTGAAACGATAACACAATTTGCTGAATTTTTTGAATGTACCCTAATCTCCCTATTAAATTGCGATGATCTTAGTTTGCCCTTAAGTCGCATCAATATGATCACTGATGCTGAGCGCACGAAGCTAGTTACTCCCAACCAACCGCAGTTTGAAGGTCAGCCACTAGCAGATCATGTTCATCTTCATTTTAGTGCGCAGGCCCAAAAGCTTCATAACCAAACCGCGTTAATATCGCAAAATAACCACATTAGCTATCAAACAGTTGATAGCGCCTCGACACAAATGGCTATACATCTTCAAGAGTTGGGGGTAGGTGCTGGCGATATTGTGGCTGTAAGTATGATTCAGAATGAGCGCTTAATATATACTATTTTGGGCATTATGAAGCTTGGAGCAGCCTATTTACCTGTCTCACCTGATTTACCTAAGGCGAGGTTACAGTATATTTTTGATGATGCATCAGTGTCATTGGTGATCACATCGGAAGAAAAGATAGGGCTCGACAAGCGTGATGGCCTCAAGGTCATATGTTTCGATGATGATTTTGAGCAACGAATATTAAATCATTATGTTACTGAAGGCTTTGAGCCCCACCAAGGTGACCCATCTACACTACCAAGTTATGTGATTTACACTTCGGGTTCGACAGGCAATCCCAAAGGCGTTGTCATTTCGCAGCAAAGTGCTTTGCAATTTGGGCTCTATATGGGACAGCGATTTGCAATTGACTCTAATTGCCGAGTACTACAATTTGCCACTATTAGCTTTGATGCTTTTATCATGGAATGGCAATGGGCATTATTAAATGGTGGCAGTCTACATTTTTGCGATCCGCAATGTAAAACCGATCCTGCACAGCTAAGCTCGTTTTTACAGCAACAAAGTATTACTCACACACTGTTGCCGCCGACACTTCTTCGCCACCTTCCTTATCATGATAATTATGATTTTAAAGCTCTGTTGGTCGGAGGCGAGGCTTGCGATGAAGGTTTGGCCGAGCAGTGGGCTGGGCGATACCCTATGTTTAATGCGTATGGGCCCACCGAGTCTACAGTGTGTGCCAGTATTGCTGAGCTAAAACCCCAGCATCAGGTCACAATTGGTACTCCTGTAGATTTCACCCAACTATTTGTCTTGAGTCGCGACGGTCAACCTTTACCGAAAGGCTTGTGTGGAGAGTTAGTGATAGCGGGAAGTGGGTTGGCTTTAGGTTATTTGAATAAATCAGAGCTGACTTTGCAAAAATTTATCACGAACCCTTTTGGGGCGGGGCGGTGGTATTTTACTGGAGATATTGCGCGGCAAAATAGCCGCGGAGAATTTGAATATCTGGGACGTATTGATGATCAAGTGAGTATTAAAGGCTTCCGGATTGAGCTTGAGGAAGTTAAGCAGCAACTACTGTTAGCTGTTGGTGTAACCGCAGCAGAAGTAGTTGTTGAAGAATTGGCTGCGGGACAGCGTAGGTTGCTAGCCTACATCGTAGCGAGCAATGAGGTAGTTGGCTCTGACGGTGAACTTATTGCATCGGTGAAAGCACAACTGCATGAGCGTTTGCCCAATTATATGATCCCTGCAGGTTTTGCTGTGCTTGATGCACTGCCTGTCACCCAAAGTGGCAAGGTTGATAAACAGGCACTACCCAAAATAGATATGTTGGCGCAACAAGAATCATACCAAGCGCCAAGCAATGATATAGAGCATCAACTGGTTGAGTTGTATGCTCAGTTGCTGGGACTTTCACCACAACACCTAAGTGTTACGAGTAACTTTTTTGAACTGGGTGGTGATTCGATCTTGTCTATACAGCTAGTGTCGAGAGCGGCAAGGGTTGGATTGTACTTTTCTGTTAAGCAGTTGTTCTCCTACCAAACCATAGCTGCACTGGCTGCCCATGTTTCGACTTCACAAGTACAGCAGGTCTCACAGCAGGCAAGTGCTGGAACCTTACCATTACTGCCTATTCATCAAGCTTTTTTTATGGATGAGGCTGGACTAAATCATTTTAATCAGGCTGTTATGCTCGGTTGCCAAATCCAGTTAACTAAAGAGTTTCTGACCCAAGTTGTTACATGCTTAGTGGTCCAGCATGATGCACTGAGGTTGCGTTTTAAACATCAAGATACTGGTTGGGTTGGTGAGTTTGCTGACACTTCAAGTTTTGATATTGACGCAGTACTAAGCGTAATCAATGTTGATAATTTAAATTCAATTACAGGTATTGCGGATGAGTTACAGCAAAGCCTCAACATTACAGTTGGCCCCTTATTCAAGGTGGTCTTGTTTACTGATCCAAAACAGCAGCAGCGTCTGCTGATTATTTGCCACCACCTTATTATAGATGGAGTCTCTTGGCGTATTCTGCTGGAAGACTTTGAGCGCTGTTTAGATAAGAGCCAAGAGCCCACTCATCATGCTCTATTTGAGCTTGGGCAAAAGACCACCGCTTATCAAACATGGTGCGAGTATTTAGACTCATGGCCAAATCTAGAACAGAACGCCAACGAGATTGCTTATTGGCGAGAGCGGTTAGCGCTACCTGTACCTAGTTATCGGCGCGGTGAGACGAGTGAGGCATACATAAGTAATGAGTTTGTTGGTAGTTTACAGTTTGCATTGGATAAGGATTATACAAGCTTGTTGTTGCAACGAGCTAATAGCACTTATAGAACACAAATAAATGAGCTACTCATTGCAGCGCTATTACGTGGTTTTAGTCTTTGGTCGGAACAGTCTATCATGCGCATAGATTTAGAGGGGCATGGTCGCGAAGAGCTTGATAGCGGCCATGATCTCAGTCGCACTATCGGCTGGTTTACTACCTCATACCCACTTACATTAGAAGCGCCTGATGGAGATCTTGAAGCGCTAATTTGTGCAGTAAAAGAGCAATACCGTGCCATTCCAAATAAAGGACTCGGCTTTGGGTTATTAGCTCGGGCAGGTCTGTTGGGGAGTAATGTTGAACCTCACGCTGAAATTGTATTCAACTATCTAGGCCAATTTAAGCAGGTGATCAATGAGCAATCGCTATTGTTTGCTGTAGAGGAAGGTACCGGGCGAGCTATCAGCCCTCATAGAAAGTTAACACACGGGCTTAGCTTCAACGGTAAAATTTTGGCCGAGCAATTACAGTTCAACTTGAGCTATGACAAAAACGGTTACTCCAGCGAGTCTCTCCAAAAGTTAAACCAGCTAATTGTCAGAAGTTTAGAAGAGATTATTCAGCACTGCTGTGATGTTGAAGCCGGTATTTTTACGGCGTCGGATTTTCCATTGGCAACTGTCCAGCCGCAAGAGCTAAAAAGCTGGACGCAAGGCCAAGCTATTCAAGATATTTATGCGACAACGCCAATGCAAGAAGGGATGCTATACCATAGTAACTTGGAGCGTGGTGCATACGCCAACCAGCTATTTATGGAAGTGATTGGTGAGGTTGATCTCGGCCATCTGCGTGCTGCTTGGCAGTGTCTGGTAGATAGGTACGACATTTTTCGAACTGGATTTAGAACGTCAGAGCTAGGAATAATCAATCAGATTGTCCATCAACAGGTGACATTACCTTGGCAAGAGTTTGATTTAAGTCAACTAGATGTGGCGGAACAACAAGCGATAGTCAATCAAATGCGTGCTGAAGACAAGGCGGAAGGCTTTAATGTCAATATGCCACCTTTAGTACGAGTAACCGTTTGGCAATTGGCGCCCCAACACTATCAGCTTTTGTGGACTCAGCACCATGCATTAATCGACGGTTGGTGTTCTGGTATTGTTTTCTCCGAGCTATTAGCGATTTATCATGCATTAAGTAACAAGCGAGATATACAACTATCGCCAGCCGTGCCTTACAAAAATTACATCGCCTGGCTACAAAGTAAAGATAGTGATAAAGCTGAGCAGTTTTGGCGTACTCAAGTGGGTCAAATTACTGAACGAAGTCATTTACCTTTTTCTCGTTACCTAGAGCAGCCTGACTATGTGGTTGCGAGGGAATATTTACAACTAACAGTCGAGCAAACTAATGCGTTAACTCTGCTTGCAAAGCAAACGCGCACCACCCTGAATGTTGTATTGCAAGCTGCTTGGGCTTTATTGTTGAGTCGAGCAAACCGCAGTAAACAGGTTACGTTTGGTACAACCGTATCCGGCCGCCCTGCAGATTTGAATGGGGTAGAGTCAATGGTGGGGCTATTTATTAACACAGTGCCCGCGGTCATCTCTCTTGACTCAGAGCAGAGCGTATCTGAGCTGTTACTACAGCTCCAATCAGATTATATTGAAAGAGATGAATACAGTTATTTTCCGTTATCAAAAATTCAAAAGTTATCTAGTGAACATGCCGGTCGCGGCCTATTTGATAGCTTATTAGTATTTGAGAACTATCCGCGCTCTTTATCCGATGCGAGTAGGCACACAGAGCAGTCACTGCAAATCAAAAATATTGAATCGCAGCAAGGCAACAATTTCCCTCTTTCTTTGATAGCCTCTCATGGCGAGGTACTCAAGATTAAGTTCGAGTACCATAGTAATCATTATTCAAAACACGGGATAGAACAGCTTCGTAGCTGCCTAGGCGAAATCCTTACGGCCATGTCACACGGATCAGATAAGCCAATATCGACATTAGCTTGGCTAACCAAAGCGCAGCAACAAGCTGTTTTAGTGAACAGTGGTTATGGCCGACAAACGCAAACTTCCCCGAGTTTTATTGCTACCTTAAAGCATCAATTTGCCAGTTATCCAGAGGCTGAAGCTGTTTATAGCCATGGGGTAAGTACGAATTATCGAGCATTAAATACAATTGCTAATCAAATCGCTACACAGTTATCAGAAAACGGTATCGGTAAACAAAGTCGGGTTGGAATTTGTCTCGAAAAGGGCGTGGGTTATTTAGCTTCAATTATAGCGACATTTAAAGTTGGCGCTGCATTTGTGCCATTGGAAAAGGAATGGCCAGCAGAGCGTCTAGCTTTCATTGCTCAAGATGCACAGCTAGACCTAACGCTCACTGAGCCCACGACTCAACATGCAATGACCAAGTCTCAACGACAGCTATGCATAACAAAACTAGCTTCTGAACATATCGAGTTTGAGGGGGACATCCCTCACGCTAATGATATCGCTTATATTATCTACACGTCGGGCACAACTGGTAACCCTAAAGGAGTGGCCGTGAGTCATGGCAACATAAGCCATTACGTTGATGCCATGTTATCTCGACACGCGATTGCCCAACATAGTCGCTTTGCTCTCCTTACTTCATTTGCCACAGATTTGGGTTACACCTCGATACTTCTAGCGTTGGCGACAGCAGGCAGTGTAGATATAGGTAGTCGAGAGTTGATCCAAAGCGGTGATAGTTTTACCCAGCATATCCTTGCACGTGAGATTAATGTGATTAAGCTGACTCCGAGTCTATTGGCTGCACTGTTAACGCATTATGATGGAAAATTAACATCGCTAAACCATGTATTCGTGGGTGGTGAAGCTATTCAATCCGATGCTCGTCAAGTCATTCGCACGCTACTTAATGATGGCGTGGAAGTAATTAATCACTATGGTCCAACAGAGACTACCATTGGGGCATGTACACAGGTTATTAATGATGTGGATGCTAAGCCAATAGCGATAGGTCGCCCTATTTCAGGAATGCGAGCTTGTGTGCTGGATGATAACAAAGAGTTGGTGCCTGATGGCATCGTAGGTGAGCTGTACTTATCAGGAAGCGGTGTTGCTTTAGGATACATAAAACAATCGTCGTTAACGGATCAGTATTTCACTCTTGACCCTTGGGCGTCCGATAGTTCGCGTCGTTACGCCACGGGGGATTTGGTATATAGAGATGAAAGTGGAGATTTGGTATATGTCGGACGTAAAGATAATCAAATCAAAGTTCGTGGTTTCCGCGTTGAACTGGAAGAGATCGAGCTAACTTTACTGCGCTCACCTAGTGTTAGTACCGCCGTTGTCATACTTAACAGCGAGCAAACTTTGGTGGCCTACATCAAGCTCAAAGCTGGGGCTGTAGAGCAACAAAGTAATCTATTAAATCTTGCCCAGCAATGGCTACCTCACTACATGGTACCAAGTGCGATTGTTTTTGTGGAAGATATCCCATTAAAAAGCAACGGAAAAGTAGATAAAAGTGCATTGCCAAGTGTACAAAAGAATGTTGAGAAAAAACGAGCTGAAACGCCTTTGGAATTAACCGTTGCTCGAGCTTGGGCGCAATATTTGGGCTGCGATGCTGAAACGATAGGAGTCGAAGAAAACTTTTATGATTTAGGTGGTGACTCCGTAAAAATGATTTTGGTGATTGGCTTGTTGAAGAAGCAGGGGATCACAATAGCAGCTCAGCAAATGAGCAAAATCAATACCATTGCTGGGGTCGTGGAATTGGTTGAAGGTCAAGGCCAAGCACCGAAACAGCCAGAGTCAGTTGTTTTATTGGGGCAACAAGCTGAAGAAGTTATCTTCGCGATTCACCCATATGGGGGGCGTGTTGATAACTATCGCCAGTTGGGAGCTAAATTGCAGCCTGAATATCAGCTACTAGGGTTACAAGCGCCATACAATTACCAATCTGACTATCGATTTGATTCTGCAAAGCAACTAGCTGAGCGTTATGTAGAAGAAATCCTCGTTACGCAACCAAAGGGGCCTTATAGGATCATAGGTTGGTCTGCTGGTGGCACACTCGCGCACTTGGTTGCTGCTACGTTACAGCAACGAGGCCGGAATGTTGCCTATTTAGGCATGATAGATTCACTTCCGATAGGCATATCTCGAAAAGTGAAAAGTAACCATGATTATCTGTTAAATAGCGCTCGCTATATTGATAAGCATATCGCCACGAAATTAGCACCAACTTGTAGCTACAGCTACGATGAGCTGATGCAAGCCATCATTGAGTCAATATTTTCCTCACAACCTGATTTCCCACTTTCACGCGATGTGCTAACCGCAGCGTTGCAATTTGGGGTTGATTTAGGGCGTAGTTTGGCGACTGCTCAGGCGATGCAAGAACCATTAGATTTAGCCGTTGAGTTGTTTAAAGCGACTGCTTCAGAAGGCGGGGTGATTGAGCCTGCGTCATTTACTCAGGCCTTTAAACAGCCGCTGAAGGTGCATGAATTTGAGACCACACATGCCGGTTTACTCGAAGGTGATGCTGTAGTCATGATAGCCGATCTAATAAAACAGAGTTTAAAGCGAAAGAATAAGAAAAATGAAGGAGTAACTGGATAA
- a CDS encoding TauD/TfdA family dioxygenase, whose translation MLKTKPLPEARDREVLLEVELSGMKSLDWVTQHKEQLNGMLDEHGMLLIRGLNVVSSKQFGQALSTLFGCELASYQYRSTPRTELRGNVYTATEYHHDEVIPQHNECSYANKWPQKLGFFCMLPAGKGGATPLADSRAVYEKLPAEIRAKFESKQIMYVRNYSDIDLPWTEVFQTDSKEDVERFCHENGFEFEWFDNELRTKQVNQAAIEHPLHGFKVWFNQAHLFHISSLDPETKQSFLSMFGTERLPRNTYFGDGSDIPEADLAKIREIYEQEMFHFNWQKGDVLLLDNLRFTHGRQPFEGARKVLVGMA comes from the coding sequence ATGTTAAAGACTAAACCACTACCCGAAGCACGAGATAGAGAAGTACTACTTGAAGTCGAGTTGTCAGGTATGAAATCACTCGATTGGGTGACACAGCATAAGGAGCAACTCAATGGCATGTTAGATGAGCACGGAATGCTGCTCATTCGAGGTTTAAACGTTGTGAGTAGTAAGCAGTTTGGGCAAGCGCTTAGCACGTTGTTTGGCTGTGAGTTAGCTTCGTACCAATACCGCTCGACGCCTAGGACCGAACTTAGAGGAAATGTTTACACTGCCACTGAGTATCACCATGACGAAGTGATACCGCAGCATAATGAATGTTCTTATGCGAATAAATGGCCTCAAAAATTAGGTTTTTTCTGTATGTTACCGGCAGGAAAAGGCGGAGCGACACCGTTGGCTGACAGTCGTGCGGTATATGAAAAATTACCAGCGGAGATCCGTGCCAAATTTGAATCTAAGCAAATCATGTATGTACGAAACTATAGCGACATTGATCTGCCTTGGACTGAAGTATTTCAAACCGACAGTAAAGAGGATGTTGAACGTTTTTGTCATGAAAACGGTTTTGAATTTGAATGGTTTGATAATGAGTTGCGGACCAAGCAGGTTAATCAAGCTGCAATTGAACACCCGCTACATGGCTTTAAAGTTTGGTTTAATCAAGCTCATTTATTCCACATTTCAAGCCTTGACCCTGAAACTAAACAGAGTTTTTTATCAATGTTTGGCACTGAAAGATTACCAAGAAATACCTACTTTGGAGATGGCAGTGACATTCCGGAAGCTGATTTGGCAAAAATCCGGGAAATTTATGAACAGGAAATGTTCCATTTCAATTGGCAAAAAGGCGATGTTTTACTGCTAGATAACTTACGTTTTACCCATGGCCGGCAACCTTTTGAAGGTGCCAGGAAAGTGCTTGTAGGCATGGCCTAA